A region from the Salidesulfovibrio onnuriiensis genome encodes:
- a CDS encoding carbohydrate ABC transporter permease has translation MTRKITLGSVLLYSTLAVLVIVYLTPAYMALITALKMPADITLPRAWEIPATLNWSSFSEAFGMLRPNLVNSLILTICATALSTVLGSLNGYVFSKWKFPGSEIVFTLFLFGMFIPYQVILIPLFQTLRAMNLYGGLPGLILAHVVYGLPITSLIFRNFYAQIPTALIESARLDGAGFFSIYTRIVFPLSVPGFVVTSLWQFTQIWNEFLWGICLTKYTANPITVGLAQLAGGQAVSWNLPMAGSILAAIPVLAIYVFLGRYFIRGLLAGSVKE, from the coding sequence ATGACCCGCAAGATCACCCTTGGTTCCGTCCTGCTCTACAGCACCCTGGCAGTGCTGGTGATCGTCTACCTGACCCCGGCCTACATGGCGCTCATCACCGCGCTAAAGATGCCCGCGGACATCACCCTGCCGCGCGCCTGGGAAATTCCCGCCACCCTGAACTGGAGCAGCTTTTCCGAGGCCTTCGGGATGCTGCGGCCCAATCTGGTCAACAGCCTGATCCTCACGATCTGCGCCACGGCCCTGTCCACGGTGCTGGGCTCGCTCAACGGCTACGTGTTTTCCAAGTGGAAGTTCCCGGGCAGCGAGATCGTGTTCACGCTCTTCCTGTTCGGCATGTTCATCCCGTACCAGGTCATTCTTATCCCGCTGTTCCAGACCCTGCGGGCCATGAACCTCTACGGCGGGCTGCCGGGCCTGATCCTGGCCCACGTGGTCTACGGGTTGCCCATCACCTCGCTCATCTTCCGCAACTTCTACGCCCAGATCCCCACGGCACTCATCGAGTCGGCGCGGCTCGACGGCGCGGGTTTCTTCTCCATCTACACCCGCATAGTGTTCCCGCTGTCCGTGCCGGGCTTCGTGGTCACCAGCCTGTGGCAGTTCACCCAGATCTGGAACGAGTTCCTTTGGGGCATCTGCCTGACCAAGTACACGGCCAACCCCATCACCGTGGGGCTGGCGCAGCTGGCCGGCGGCCAGGCCGTGAGCTGGAACCTGCCCATGGCCGGGTCCATCCTGGCGGCCATCCCAGTGCTGGCGATCTATGTGTTTCTGGGGAGGTACTTTATTCGCGGCCTGTTGGCCGGGTCCGTGAAGGAGTAG
- a CDS encoding LysE family translocator, with product MSFEFWLIYAATIFIASIVPGPSMLLALTHGIRYGAGRAMFSGLGNVAASMLQAGVSIAGLGVLLTASQPLFLVIKYAGAAYLVWLGFTVWRAPAENLDIDTRVIRKASKPAHRLFLDAFMVALGNPKAIVFFSALFPQFIGSDGVTALECFLMLFVMAVLAFVAWMIYAFGGEKIAGMFRRFSIGRIVNRVLGTTFIGAGIGLAVSER from the coding sequence ATGTCGTTCGAATTCTGGCTCATCTATGCAGCCACCATCTTCATCGCTTCCATTGTACCCGGGCCGAGCATGCTGCTGGCCCTGACCCACGGCATCCGCTACGGCGCAGGCCGGGCCATGTTCTCGGGACTGGGCAACGTGGCCGCCAGCATGTTGCAGGCCGGGGTGTCCATTGCCGGGCTCGGCGTGTTGCTCACCGCCAGCCAGCCGCTTTTCCTGGTGATCAAGTATGCCGGGGCCGCCTACCTGGTCTGGCTCGGGTTCACGGTCTGGCGCGCCCCCGCCGAAAACCTGGATATCGATACCCGGGTGATACGCAAGGCCAGCAAGCCCGCCCATAGGCTTTTTCTGGACGCCTTCATGGTGGCGCTGGGCAATCCCAAGGCCATCGTATTCTTTTCCGCGCTTTTTCCGCAGTTCATAGGCTCCGACGGCGTGACTGCCCTGGAGTGCTTCCTGATGCTTTTCGTGATGGCTGTCCTGGCTTTCGTGGCCTGGATGATTTACGCTTTTGGCGGTGAAAAGATCGCCGGAATGTTCCGCCGGTTCAGCATCGGCCGCATCGTCAACAGGGTGCTGGGCACCACGTTCATCGGCGCGGGCATAGGACTGGCCGTTTCCGAGAGGTAG
- a CDS encoding carbohydrate ABC transporter permease: MREVSRDKIKAFLALLPSIILIAVFVYGFIGNTVWISMLDWGGVGALAENPTLNFVGVQNYFDLFTGFLDGRFRQDLVNAVYYSVLLLAGAVGIGMFIAILLDRKPRGEDFLRTVFLYPMSLSFIVTGTIWRWLLAPQGGVNIVPTFFGGEKLSFQWLSSKQAVLLFNWQNLLPVMLYVAAFVLIVIGLFCLKGNPPRALKRYLLPGLGLGVAVWLFGDLLPQIYFMEETHGFNLATLGIILATIWQYSGYTMALYLAGFNGISQDLMDAARLDGASDWGYYRHVAIPMLKPITISAVIILSHISLKMFDLIFAMTGPDNAETGHPALNMYLTTFRANEFSKGAAIAIVLFLLAAMFIVPYLVSSYRQRRARS, encoded by the coding sequence ATGCGGGAAGTATCAAGGGACAAGATCAAGGCGTTCTTGGCGCTCTTGCCGTCCATCATCCTCATCGCGGTCTTTGTCTATGGGTTCATAGGCAATACCGTCTGGATCTCCATGCTCGACTGGGGCGGCGTGGGAGCACTGGCCGAGAACCCCACCTTGAATTTCGTCGGGGTGCAGAATTATTTCGACCTGTTCACCGGGTTCCTGGACGGCAGGTTCCGGCAGGACCTGGTCAACGCGGTCTACTACTCGGTGCTGCTGCTGGCCGGGGCCGTGGGCATCGGCATGTTCATCGCCATCCTGCTGGACCGCAAGCCTCGGGGCGAGGACTTCCTGCGCACAGTGTTCCTGTACCCCATGTCCCTGTCGTTCATCGTCACCGGCACCATCTGGCGCTGGCTCCTGGCCCCCCAAGGCGGCGTCAACATCGTGCCCACTTTTTTCGGGGGCGAGAAGCTGTCCTTTCAGTGGCTTTCCAGCAAGCAGGCCGTGCTGCTCTTCAACTGGCAGAATCTGCTGCCCGTCATGCTCTATGTGGCGGCCTTCGTGCTCATCGTCATCGGGCTGTTCTGCCTCAAGGGCAATCCGCCCCGGGCGCTTAAGCGCTACCTGCTGCCCGGCCTGGGGCTGGGCGTGGCGGTCTGGCTCTTTGGCGACCTGCTGCCGCAGATATATTTCATGGAGGAAACGCACGGGTTCAACCTGGCGACCCTGGGCATCATCCTGGCCACCATCTGGCAGTATTCGGGCTACACCATGGCCCTGTACCTGGCCGGGTTCAACGGCATTTCCCAGGACCTCATGGACGCCGCGCGCCTGGACGGGGCCAGCGACTGGGGCTACTACCGCCATGTTGCCATCCCCATGCTCAAGCCCATCACCATCAGCGCGGTGATCATCCTTTCGCACATCTCGCTCAAGATGTTCGATCTCATCTTCGCCATGACCGGGCCGGACAACGCCGAGACCGGGCACCCGGCCCTGAACATGTACCTGACCACGTTCCGGGCCAATGAGTTCTCCAAGGGCGCGGCCATCGCCATCGTGCTCTTTCTGCTGGCGGCCATGTTCATCGTCCCCTATCTCGTCAGTTCGTATCGCCAGAGGAGGGCGCGTTCATGA
- a CDS encoding ABC transporter ATP-binding protein, producing the protein MAKVELVNVSKRYGDVEVVRNIDLEIEDNEFIVLVGPSGCGKSTVLRMIAGLEPISGGDVKIGDRVVNNVSPKSRNVAMVFQNYALYPHMTVRENMGFSLKMSKASREEIEQHVGTAAEILELDKLLDRKPSELSGGQRQRVAMGRAIVRKPDVFLFDEPLSNLDAQLRTQMRMELKKLHMKLATTTIYVTHDQIEAMTLANRIVILKDGIIQQVGTPVEVFEKPANVFVAQFIGNPPMNILEGVYAVEDGKPCVKVGKSTFPVPEGRTVALESGAPVLAGIRPDAIKMGEGIERLPREWWCQGEVVVSEILGGQSLLEIVIDGENKMIAEVEGRVIAHPGETVPIGFEFDRMVLFDPETTKALS; encoded by the coding sequence ATGGCAAAAGTCGAACTGGTCAATGTGAGCAAGCGGTACGGGGATGTCGAGGTTGTGCGCAACATCGACCTGGAAATCGAGGATAACGAATTCATTGTCCTGGTCGGCCCCTCCGGCTGCGGCAAGTCCACGGTGCTGCGCATGATCGCGGGCCTGGAGCCCATCAGCGGCGGGGACGTCAAGATCGGGGACCGGGTGGTCAACAATGTCTCGCCCAAGTCGCGCAACGTGGCCATGGTCTTCCAGAACTACGCCCTGTATCCGCACATGACGGTCCGCGAGAACATGGGTTTTAGCCTCAAGATGTCCAAGGCGTCCCGCGAGGAGATCGAGCAGCACGTGGGAACGGCCGCCGAGATCCTGGAGCTGGACAAGCTTCTGGACCGCAAGCCCTCCGAACTTTCCGGCGGCCAGCGCCAGCGCGTGGCCATGGGCCGGGCCATCGTGCGCAAACCCGACGTGTTTCTTTTTGACGAGCCCTTGTCCAACCTGGACGCCCAGCTGCGCACCCAGATGCGCATGGAGCTCAAGAAGCTGCACATGAAGCTGGCCACCACCACCATCTACGTGACCCACGACCAGATCGAGGCCATGACCCTGGCCAACCGCATAGTCATCCTCAAGGACGGCATCATCCAGCAGGTGGGCACCCCCGTGGAGGTTTTCGAAAAACCGGCCAACGTGTTTGTGGCCCAGTTCATAGGCAACCCGCCCATGAACATTCTCGAGGGCGTCTATGCCGTGGAAGACGGCAAGCCCTGCGTCAAGGTGGGCAAGTCCACCTTCCCGGTGCCCGAAGGCCGGACCGTCGCCCTGGAAAGCGGCGCTCCCGTGCTGGCGGGCATCCGGCCCGACGCCATCAAGATGGGCGAGGGCATCGAGCGCCTGCCCAGGGAATGGTGGTGCCAGGGCGAGGTGGTGGTCTCCGAAATCCTGGGCGGCCAATCCCTGCTGGAAATCGTCATTGACGGCGAGAACAAGATGATTGCCGAGGTGGAGGGCCGTGTCATTGCCCATCCCGGCGAAACAGTGCCCATCGGTTTCGAATTCGACCGCATGGTGCTTTTTGATCCCGAGACGACAAAAGCCCTTTCCTGA
- a CDS encoding class IV adenylate cyclase encodes MVNVEIKARMASPDRVRKILMAHGAEFRGLDRQCDTYFNCCKGRLKLRQGNVENSLIFYRRPDTPEPKVSEFELERLLPENELKAVLSAALGVKVTVEKEREIYFIGNVKFHIDRVEGLGRFIEIEAMGEDASELERLHAQCSQWLELFGVEPGQLEPKSYSDLLVECGC; translated from the coding sequence ATGGTCAACGTGGAGATCAAGGCGCGGATGGCTTCCCCGGACCGGGTGCGCAAGATCCTCATGGCGCACGGAGCGGAGTTTCGCGGCCTGGACAGGCAGTGCGACACCTATTTCAACTGCTGCAAGGGGCGGCTCAAGCTGCGGCAGGGCAATGTGGAAAATTCCCTGATCTTCTACCGCCGCCCGGATACGCCCGAGCCCAAGGTTTCTGAGTTCGAGCTGGAGCGGCTCCTGCCGGAAAACGAGCTCAAGGCCGTGCTTTCCGCGGCGCTGGGCGTGAAGGTCACCGTGGAAAAGGAACGGGAGATTTATTTTATCGGCAACGTGAAGTTCCACATCGACAGGGTGGAGGGACTGGGACGCTTCATCGAGATCGAGGCCATGGGCGAGGACGCATCGGAACTGGAACGCCTGCATGCCCAGTGCAGCCAGTGGCTGGAGCTCTTTGGGGTCGAGCCGGGGCAGTTGGAGCCCAAGTCGTACAGCGACCTGCTCGTGGAGTGCGGCTGCTGA
- a CDS encoding acetate--CoA ligase family protein — MQTYIDFDKLDAHFRNAMEDGRTLLYEYETYSVLRDSGAESVPKINFLLKGTRPSNEELNSMPGHKAVMKIVSPTIVHKTEVGGVKIIEKDPGKIRSTWRRMMDEVPVNYARWIELHPDMAPEAYKGLAGENLLRAIARDVKGVLLCQFMPPDSLAFGNELLVSIRRTREFGMVLTAGLGGTDTELYASRFRKGQAVVSASTAQTDGDQFFKLFTRTIAYRKLAGLSRGQQRIISDDQLKECFSSFIEMANRYSPGNPEAPVVIEELEVNPFAFTDYQMVPLDGMCRFSLQESLPEPRPVHKIHNLLHPKRIGIIGVSEKRANFGRIILKNVLSCGFPAEYIAIVRPGVGEIDGVKCVESLQAMGKVDLFIVAVGAAQVPDLAEELIDRDLAESVMLIPGGLGETEESKERAGQLIAKINEAHKTGSGPVFLGGNCLGVLSHPGSYDTIFIPEEKLPKRRGGKDKRAAFISQSGAFMITRASKLAQLDPAYMISIGNQTDLTAGDFVNYFKEIDDIDVIAMYMEGFNDMDGLSFCRAVRQAVKSGKEVLFYKAGRTPEGKSATSGHTASVAGDYMVCESCVRQAGAQVADTFTRFEDLYLLATRFHGRQVRGNRLAAVSGAGFEAVGMADSIQGDDFHMTMARFSEESREKLGDLLQEYRLDSLVEVKNPMDINPAANDRLHTEVTRILAEDDGVDGLVVGLDPLSPSMHTLPEGQRTGESLDAEESIARIFPELVRGCAKPVIGVVDGGRLYDPLADRLEEQGVPVFRSSDRAVTALAKYIEGRLYADALRQDG; from the coding sequence ATGCAGACCTACATAGACTTCGACAAACTCGACGCCCACTTCCGCAACGCCATGGAAGACGGCCGCACCCTTCTCTATGAATACGAGACCTATTCGGTGCTCCGGGACTCGGGAGCCGAATCCGTTCCCAAGATAAATTTCCTGCTCAAGGGCACCCGCCCCTCCAACGAGGAGCTCAACTCCATGCCCGGGCACAAGGCGGTCATGAAGATCGTCTCCCCCACCATCGTGCACAAGACCGAGGTGGGCGGGGTCAAGATCATCGAGAAGGACCCGGGCAAGATCCGCTCCACCTGGCGAAGGATGATGGACGAGGTTCCCGTGAACTACGCCCGCTGGATCGAGCTGCATCCGGACATGGCTCCCGAGGCCTACAAGGGCCTTGCGGGCGAAAATCTCCTGCGGGCCATTGCCAGGGATGTGAAGGGCGTGCTGCTCTGCCAGTTCATGCCGCCCGACTCCCTGGCCTTCGGCAACGAACTGCTGGTTTCCATCCGGCGCACCCGGGAATTCGGCATGGTCCTCACCGCCGGTCTTGGCGGCACGGACACCGAGCTCTACGCCAGCCGATTCCGCAAGGGGCAGGCCGTGGTCTCGGCCTCCACGGCCCAGACCGACGGCGACCAGTTCTTCAAGCTGTTCACCCGGACCATCGCCTACCGCAAGCTGGCGGGACTGAGCCGGGGCCAGCAGCGCATCATTTCCGACGACCAGCTCAAGGAATGCTTTTCCTCGTTCATCGAAATGGCCAACCGCTACAGCCCGGGCAATCCCGAGGCCCCGGTGGTCATCGAGGAGCTGGAGGTCAACCCCTTTGCCTTCACCGACTACCAGATGGTGCCCCTGGACGGCATGTGCCGCTTCTCGCTCCAGGAATCCCTTCCCGAGCCGAGGCCGGTGCACAAAATCCACAACCTGCTGCACCCAAAGCGCATCGGCATCATCGGCGTCTCGGAAAAACGCGCCAACTTCGGCCGCATCATCCTGAAAAACGTGCTCTCCTGCGGCTTTCCCGCCGAATACATCGCCATCGTGCGCCCCGGCGTGGGCGAGATCGACGGCGTGAAGTGCGTGGAATCGCTTCAGGCCATGGGGAAGGTGGACCTGTTCATCGTGGCCGTTGGTGCGGCCCAGGTGCCGGACCTGGCCGAGGAACTCATCGATCGCGACCTGGCCGAATCGGTCATGCTCATCCCGGGCGGACTGGGCGAAACCGAGGAAAGCAAGGAGCGGGCGGGACAGCTCATCGCCAAGATCAACGAGGCCCACAAGACGGGTTCCGGCCCGGTCTTCCTGGGCGGCAACTGCCTGGGTGTGCTTTCCCACCCCGGAAGCTACGACACCATTTTCATCCCCGAGGAAAAACTGCCCAAGCGGCGCGGCGGCAAGGACAAGCGCGCGGCCTTCATCAGCCAGAGCGGCGCGTTCATGATCACCCGCGCCAGCAAGCTGGCCCAGCTCGACCCGGCATACATGATTTCCATCGGCAACCAGACCGACCTGACTGCGGGAGACTTCGTCAACTACTTCAAGGAAATCGACGACATCGACGTCATCGCCATGTACATGGAAGGCTTCAACGACATGGACGGCCTGAGCTTCTGCCGGGCCGTGCGCCAGGCCGTCAAAAGCGGCAAGGAAGTGCTGTTCTACAAGGCGGGCCGCACCCCGGAAGGCAAATCCGCCACCTCGGGGCACACCGCGTCCGTGGCCGGGGACTACATGGTCTGCGAATCCTGCGTGCGCCAGGCCGGAGCCCAGGTGGCCGACACCTTCACCCGCTTCGAGGACCTCTATCTGCTGGCCACCCGCTTCCACGGCAGGCAAGTGCGGGGCAACCGGCTGGCCGCCGTCAGCGGCGCTGGCTTCGAGGCCGTGGGCATGGCCGATTCCATCCAGGGCGACGACTTCCACATGACCATGGCCCGGTTCTCCGAAGAAAGCCGGGAAAAACTGGGGGACCTGCTCCAGGAATACCGCCTGGACTCCCTGGTGGAAGTCAAGAATCCCATGGACATCAACCCGGCGGCCAATGACCGCCTGCATACCGAAGTGACGCGAATCCTGGCCGAGGACGACGGCGTGGACGGCCTGGTGGTGGGGCTGGACCCGCTCTCCCCGTCCATGCACACCCTGCCCGAGGGGCAGCGGACCGGAGAATCCCTGGACGCCGAGGAAAGCATCGCCAGAATCTTCCCGGAACTGGTGCGCGGCTGCGCCAAGCCGGTCATCGGCGTGGTGGACGGAGGCAGGCTCTACGACCCGCTGGCGGACAGGCTCGAGGAACAGGGAGTGCCCGTGTTCCGGTCCAGCGACCGGGCCGTAACCGCACTTGCCAAGTACATCGAGGGCAGGCTCTACGCGGACGCCCTGAGGCAGGACGGATAG
- a CDS encoding ABC transporter substrate-binding protein, protein MNKSLAKLLFALAAIVMLGAMPAQAASSLSGELEIFSWWAGDEGPALQALIDLYNKENPNVKVLNATVTGGSGVNAKAVLKTRMLGGNPPDSFQVHAGQELIGTWVKADRMEDLTPLFKEMGWMEVFPEGLIKNIGTDKGIWSVPVNIHRSNVMWYVPANLKKWGVEAPKTWDEFFAIAPKLKDKGIVPLALAQNWTANHLWESVALASLGPDNWDALWSGKLAFDSPEGIKAWELFGKVLEYTNADASSLSWQQATDMVVDGRAAFNVMGDWAAGYMNVTKKLAPVSGFGWLASPGTGGEFMFLADSFGLPKGAPHRDNAVAWLQVLGSKEGSDTFNPIKGSISARTDSDLSKYNAYGQSAAADFAKDRIVGSLAHGVTANETFMGDFATVMEMFLKSRNAQAAGKMAQQIAVKSGIGK, encoded by the coding sequence ATGAATAAGTCCCTGGCAAAACTGTTGTTCGCACTGGCTGCCATTGTCATGCTTGGCGCCATGCCCGCCCAGGCCGCATCCAGCCTGAGCGGCGAGCTGGAAATTTTCTCCTGGTGGGCGGGTGATGAAGGCCCGGCCCTGCAGGCCCTGATCGACCTGTACAACAAGGAAAATCCCAATGTGAAGGTGCTCAACGCCACCGTCACCGGCGGCTCCGGCGTCAACGCCAAGGCCGTTCTCAAGACCCGCATGCTCGGCGGCAACCCGCCGGACAGCTTCCAGGTCCACGCCGGCCAGGAACTCATCGGCACCTGGGTCAAGGCCGACCGCATGGAAGACCTGACCCCGCTGTTCAAGGAAATGGGCTGGATGGAAGTTTTCCCCGAAGGCCTGATCAAGAACATCGGCACCGACAAGGGCATCTGGTCCGTTCCCGTGAACATCCACCGCTCCAACGTGATGTGGTACGTTCCGGCCAACCTGAAGAAGTGGGGCGTGGAAGCTCCCAAGACCTGGGACGAGTTCTTTGCCATCGCTCCCAAGCTGAAGGACAAGGGCATCGTGCCCCTGGCCCTGGCCCAGAACTGGACCGCCAACCACCTGTGGGAATCCGTTGCTCTGGCCTCTCTCGGCCCGGATAACTGGGACGCCCTGTGGTCCGGCAAGCTGGCATTCGACAGCCCCGAAGGCATCAAGGCCTGGGAACTGTTCGGCAAGGTGCTGGAATACACCAACGCCGACGCCTCCTCCCTGTCCTGGCAGCAGGCCACGGACATGGTGGTTGACGGCCGCGCCGCCTTCAACGTCATGGGCGACTGGGCCGCCGGATACATGAATGTGACCAAGAAGCTCGCCCCGGTCTCCGGCTTCGGCTGGCTGGCCTCTCCGGGCACTGGCGGCGAATTCATGTTCCTGGCCGACTCCTTCGGCCTGCCCAAGGGCGCTCCGCACCGCGACAACGCCGTTGCATGGCTTCAGGTGCTCGGTTCCAAGGAAGGCTCCGACACCTTCAACCCCATCAAGGGTTCCATCTCGGCCCGTACCGACAGCGACCTGTCCAAGTACAACGCGTACGGCCAGTCCGCCGCCGCGGACTTCGCCAAGGACCGCATCGTCGGTTCCCTGGCCCACGGCGTCACCGCCAACGAAACCTTCATGGGCGATTTCGCCACGGTCATGGAAATGTTCCTGAAGTCCAGGAACGCCCAGGCCGCAGGCAAGATGGCCCAGCAGATCGCCGTCAAGAGCGGCATCGGCAAGTAG
- a CDS encoding DEAD/DEAH box helicase, giving the protein MTPTPIQAKAIPEVLQGRDVMGLAQTGTGKTAAFALPILQRLLEAEAGKRGPVRTLVLAPTRELALQIYENFIDLGKQTGIRCAAVFGGVGMNPQIKAVRQATVVVACPGRLNDLLNQGVISLDHVDTLVLDEADRMLDMGFLPDIKRVMARLPEKRQNLLFSATMPSDIKKLADRILENPALVQVANTAPAKQVSHAFYPVNQHLKGSLLEALLKQIDHDSVIVFTRTKHRAKNLARKLDRIGHAATFLQGNMTQNQRQRALDGFRQGTFRVMVATDIAARGIDCDRISHVINFDIPDTAETYTHRIGRTGRAGRSGQALTLITPEDRQMVRDIERTLRMSIEQCVLDDFDYDKLQVLRGGGREEQPKNGRRRPGGGGSNRRPKRFSRRESRA; this is encoded by the coding sequence GTGACTCCCACCCCCATCCAGGCCAAGGCCATTCCCGAAGTCCTTCAGGGCAGGGACGTCATGGGCCTGGCCCAGACCGGCACCGGCAAGACCGCCGCGTTCGCCCTGCCCATCCTGCAGCGCCTGCTGGAAGCGGAGGCCGGAAAGCGCGGCCCGGTGCGCACTCTGGTGCTGGCTCCCACCCGTGAACTGGCGCTTCAGATCTATGAGAATTTCATCGATCTCGGCAAGCAGACCGGCATTCGTTGCGCCGCCGTGTTCGGCGGAGTGGGCATGAACCCGCAGATCAAGGCCGTGCGCCAGGCAACCGTAGTGGTGGCCTGCCCGGGCCGTCTCAACGACCTGCTGAACCAGGGCGTCATCTCCCTGGACCATGTGGACACCCTGGTGCTGGACGAGGCCGACCGCATGCTGGACATGGGCTTCCTTCCGGACATCAAGCGGGTCATGGCCCGGCTGCCGGAAAAGCGCCAGAACCTGCTCTTTTCGGCCACCATGCCTTCGGACATCAAGAAACTGGCCGACCGGATTCTCGAAAATCCCGCACTGGTGCAGGTTGCCAATACGGCCCCGGCCAAGCAGGTCAGCCATGCCTTCTATCCGGTGAACCAGCATCTCAAGGGCAGCCTGCTGGAGGCCCTGCTCAAGCAGATCGACCATGACAGCGTCATCGTCTTCACCCGTACCAAGCACCGGGCCAAGAACCTGGCCCGCAAGCTGGACCGCATCGGCCATGCCGCCACCTTCCTGCAGGGCAACATGACCCAGAACCAGCGGCAGCGCGCCCTGGACGGGTTCCGCCAGGGAACCTTCCGGGTCATGGTGGCCACGGATATCGCCGCGCGCGGCATTGACTGCGACCGGATTTCCCATGTCATCAATTTCGACATTCCAGATACTGCGGAGACCTATACCCACCGTATCGGCCGCACCGGGCGCGCCGGGCGCAGCGGTCAGGCCCTGACCCTGATCACCCCGGAGGACCGCCAGATGGTGCGCGATATCGAGCGCACCCTGCGTATGAGCATTGAACAGTGCGTTCTGGACGATTTTGACTATGACAAGCTGCAGGTCCTGCGGGGCGGCGGCCGGGAAGAACAGCCGAAAAACGGCAGGCGTCGGCCCGGTGGCGGCGGCTCGAATCGCCGTCCCAAGCGTTTTTCCCGCAGGGAATCCCGGGCCTAG
- a CDS encoding RNA recognition motif domain-containing protein, producing the protein MSKNIYVGNLPWSATEDEVRAAFEAYGEVSSVKLVEDRETGRPRGFGFVEMEDAGAAEAIEALDGKDFGGRNLKVNEARPRPERRPRW; encoded by the coding sequence ATGTCCAAGAACATTTATGTCGGCAATCTGCCCTGGTCCGCAACTGAAGATGAAGTCCGCGCTGCTTTCGAAGCATACGGTGAAGTTTCCTCTGTCAAGCTCGTTGAAGACCGTGAAACCGGTCGTCCCCGCGGCTTTGGTTTCGTGGAAATGGAAGACGCCGGCGCTGCTGAAGCCATTGAAGCTCTGGACGGCAAGGATTTCGGTGGCCGCAACCTGAAGGTCAACGAAGCTCGTCCCCGCCCGGAACGCCGCCCCCGCTGGTAG
- a CDS encoding GNAT family N-acetyltransferase yields the protein MLSFRELLDTDVPVICGFPRTPAELFYMFPSAQWPLAAGRLMASAAERCESTVVVCGGTIAGYANFIHCTPGHCCSIGNVIVNPQVRRQGVGTYLIRTMIRKAFEGYDARAVRLRCFHANLPGIRLYETLGFRRTGAIPRQCPGGCIAPVYEFELRREGAGYPSCLRASA from the coding sequence ATGCTCAGTTTTAGAGAACTTCTGGACACCGACGTTCCCGTCATCTGCGGTTTTCCCCGCACCCCCGCAGAACTCTTCTACATGTTTCCCTCGGCGCAGTGGCCTCTGGCCGCGGGGCGGCTCATGGCCTCCGCCGCGGAACGGTGCGAGTCCACGGTGGTGGTCTGCGGTGGGACCATTGCCGGATACGCCAACTTCATCCATTGCACTCCGGGGCATTGTTGTTCCATCGGCAATGTCATCGTCAATCCGCAGGTGCGCCGCCAGGGCGTGGGCACCTATCTTATCCGGACCATGATCCGCAAGGCGTTTGAAGGATATGACGCCCGGGCCGTGCGCCTGCGCTGTTTTCACGCCAATCTGCCCGGCATCCGGCTTTACGAGACCCTCGGTTTTCGGCGCACGGGAGCTATTCCCCGGCAGTGTCCCGGCGGGTGCATCGCTCCCGTGTATGAATTCGAGCTGCGGCGTGAAGGGGCGGGCTATCCGTCCTGCCTCAGGGCGTCCGCGTAG